Proteins from one Pyrobaculum neutrophilum V24Sta genomic window:
- a CDS encoding bis(5'-nucleosyl)-tetraphosphatase has product MEYDEVSAGAVVFHRSEGAVEYLLLHYPAGHWDFPKGNVEPGETPEQTALREIREETGLEVVLIPGFMEEVEYVYARGGRRVRKKVIFFLAEAKTKEVKLSWEHTGYVWLPFDKALARATYETTRRVLAKAHRHVKHGV; this is encoded by the coding sequence GTGGAATACGACGAGGTGTCGGCGGGCGCCGTGGTGTTCCACAGGTCGGAGGGGGCGGTGGAGTACCTCCTCCTCCACTACCCCGCGGGCCACTGGGACTTCCCCAAGGGCAACGTGGAGCCGGGGGAGACGCCGGAGCAGACGGCGCTGAGGGAGATAAGGGAGGAGACGGGGCTGGAGGTGGTGCTCATCCCGGGCTTTATGGAGGAGGTGGAGTACGTCTACGCCAGAGGGGGGAGGAGGGTGAGGAAGAAGGTCATATTCTTCCTGGCGGAGGCCAAGACGAAGGAGGTCAAGCTGAGCTGGGAGCACACGGGCTACGTCTGGCTCCCCTTCGACAAAGCCCTGGCGAGGGCGACCTACGAGACGACCAGGCGCGTCCTTGCCAAGGCGCACCGCCACGTAAAACATGGCGTGTAG
- a CDS encoding Holliday junction resolvase-like protein, giving the protein MVEVVLLAALLALSLTAAWLWRSVQALRRALSAAEGRAKALELELAKLQSSVQAAAAEAARRMYEEWRASDLRQLQAQYEAQLEAAKKQMEEQYRQQLELEVKRREEEIRRDAVERSASTILGRVGEQLAPLYLFERYGIEPKDLRFIGSPVDYVAFRGLSRGQVEEVVFIEVKTGKTAALNDAERQVRRAVEAKRVRFEVLHLREEPPYRIDVT; this is encoded by the coding sequence ATGGTGGAGGTTGTTCTACTCGCGGCTCTCCTGGCGCTCTCCCTAACCGCGGCGTGGCTTTGGAGGAGCGTGCAGGCTCTGAGGCGCGCTCTTTCCGCCGCCGAGGGGCGCGCCAAGGCTCTGGAGCTGGAGCTGGCGAAGCTTCAGTCCTCTGTGCAGGCCGCCGCGGCTGAGGCGGCTAGGAGGATGTACGAGGAGTGGCGCGCGTCGGACCTCCGCCAGCTCCAGGCCCAGTACGAGGCGCAGCTGGAGGCCGCCAAAAAGCAGATGGAGGAGCAGTATAGACAGCAGCTGGAGCTGGAGGTGAAGAGGCGGGAGGAGGAGATAAGGCGCGACGCCGTCGAGAGAAGCGCCTCAACGATCCTGGGCAGAGTGGGGGAGCAGCTGGCGCCGCTCTACCTTTTCGAGAGATATGGGATCGAGCCGAAGGACCTCCGCTTCATTGGGAGCCCGGTGGACTACGTGGCGTTTAGGGGGCTGAGCCGGGGGCAGGTGGAGGAGGTGGTGTTTATAGAGGTGAAGACGGGGAAAACCGCCGCGTTGAACGACGCCGAGCGCCAGGTCAGGAGGGCCGTCGAGGCCAAGAGGGTGAGGTTCGAGGTGCTTCACCTGAGGGAGGAGCCGCCCTACAG